GGACGTTACAAGCATTGTTTCAGACAGCATAAAACTTCCGCTGATAGCCCAAAACGTAAAAAAAGGCATCAGGGTAGTAAGAATAGAACCTGACGAAGCAATTCTCAAAAAGGAAAAATAAACCGAAAGGGGCAGGAATATGACAGTCAGACGTTATTTTGGAACAGACGGAGTCAGAGACATAGCCAACCTCGGAAATATGACGCCGGAATTTGCATACAGGCTTGGCCGCGCTTACGTGCTGTTTGTTCTCGGGAAAGGTTTTGAAAAGCCCGAAATTGCGGTGGGAAGAGACACGCGCCGTTCAGGAAACATGATTGAAGATTCTTTGTGTGCAGGAATGATGTCGGCAGGCGCCGGCGTTTGCAGACTCGGTGTAATCCCTACGCCGGGCGTGAGCTTTGTCCTGTCGCACAATAATTTTGCAGGGGGTGCCGTTATCAGCGCCTCTCATAATCCTGCGGAATACAACGGAATAAAATTTCTTGACGAAAACGGCTTTAAGCTTACTGATGAAGACGAAATTGCCATTGAAGACAAACTGCTCGGCCGCGGCGGACATCCGACAGGAGAGGGCGTCGGCGTATCCCGCTGCGGAAAACAATACGTGGAAGAATACACGGAAGCTCTTAAAAAAGTTATCGGAAGCATATCGGACAAAACTCTGCCTCTGACAATAGACGCGGCGAACGGCGCCGCCTCGGCATTTGTGGAACCGATATTCAAAGACTGGCGGGCTCCTGTCTGCTTCGGCGCGAACAAACCTGACGGGCTGAACATCAACAGCGGGGTTGGAGTTACCCACATGGATTATCTCTGCGCAGAAACGGTTAAAAACGGTTCCGCCGCAGGCATAGCCTACGACGGTGATACGGACAGGGTACAGCTCTGCGACTCAAAAGGAAGAACCATTGACGGTGATATTATTCTTTGGGTCGTAGGCCGCTGGCTGCATAAAAAAGGCACTCTGGGAAGCGGGGTAACAGCAACCGTTATGAGCAACATGGAGCTTGAAGACCTGCTTGCGAAGGAAAGCATTAAGGTTTTCCGCTGCGGTGTCGGAGACCGTTACGTGCTTGACACCATGCGCAGGGAAGGAAGCCGTCTCGGTGGGGAACAGTCGGGGCACATCATAGCGCTTGACTACGCAAACACTGGTGACGGACTCTATTCGGGAGCGTTGTTCCTTACAGCTGTCGCCGAGCTTGGCGAAGACATCTCCACCCTTTACGACCGTTTTGAAAAATATCCCCAGATACTGCGCAACGTGCGCATAAAAAACAGGGGAGCCGTTATGAGCAGTCCGGAGGTGGAAGAAGCATCGGCAAAAGCAAAAGAAATGCTTGGCAGCAAAGGCAGAATGCTGCTCAGACCGTCAGGTACGGAACCGCTTATCAGAATATTCGTTGAATCACGTGATACTGAACTGATGCACGACGTTGCCGACCTGCTTGAAAAAGCAATACTGAAAAGCATGGAGAATTAGCATGGACAAACTTGAAGTTGCAATATTTCCGGTAGGAGGCGTTGGAACGCGTTTCCTGCCGGCGACAAAAAATATGCCGAAGGAAATGATGCCGCTTCTCAACCGCCCGCTGATACAGTGGGGTGTTGAAGAAGCCGTAAATTCCGGCTGCACGAACGTTATAATAGTTACCGGCGAAGGCAAGGAAGCGATAAAAGCGCACTTCAGCCGCTCCTTTGAACTTGAAGCGTTTCTGACGGCGCACGGCAAAGAAAAATACAGGGAAATTGTTTCATCAATACCTGCTCTTGCGCGTTTCAGCTTCGCCAAACAGCCGCAGCCCCTTGGGCTCGGACACGCGGTACTCTGCGCAGAAAGGCTCTGCAAAGAACGCCCGTTTGCTCTTTTTCTTCCCGACGACGTAATGCTTGCGGACAAACCTGTTACTGCTCAGCTTGAAGCGGTAAGACAAAAATACGGCGGTTCTGCCATAGCCCTGCAGAAAGTTTCGGACGAAGACACGCAGCGCTACGGAGTGGTTGACGCTGAAGAAATCGAACCCGGAGTGTACAAAATAAAATCGCTTGTTGAAAAGCCGAAGGCCGGTACGGCACCGTCCAACCTTGCGGTTATGGGACGCTACGTGCTTTCTCCCGCGATATTCAGATATCTTCGCAGCCTGCAGCCAGGGGCGGGCGGCGAATACCAGCTCACGGACGCAATAAACGCAATGCTTGCCGAAGAACCGGCGTACGGTGTAATCTACGAAGGCAAAAGACTTGACTGCGGCATAACTGAGGGCTGGCTGAAAGCCAATCTGCAGCTTGCGCTTCATGACCCTGAAATGCGAAAAGCCGCGCTTGAAGTGCTTAAAGAAGAAA
The genomic region above belongs to Candidatus Equadaptatus faecalis and contains:
- a CDS encoding phosphoglucosamine mutase; amino-acid sequence: MTVRRYFGTDGVRDIANLGNMTPEFAYRLGRAYVLFVLGKGFEKPEIAVGRDTRRSGNMIEDSLCAGMMSAGAGVCRLGVIPTPGVSFVLSHNNFAGGAVISASHNPAEYNGIKFLDENGFKLTDEDEIAIEDKLLGRGGHPTGEGVGVSRCGKQYVEEYTEALKKVIGSISDKTLPLTIDAANGAASAFVEPIFKDWRAPVCFGANKPDGLNINSGVGVTHMDYLCAETVKNGSAAGIAYDGDTDRVQLCDSKGRTIDGDIILWVVGRWLHKKGTLGSGVTATVMSNMELEDLLAKESIKVFRCGVGDRYVLDTMRREGSRLGGEQSGHIIALDYANTGDGLYSGALFLTAVAELGEDISTLYDRFEKYPQILRNVRIKNRGAVMSSPEVEEASAKAKEMLGSKGRMLLRPSGTEPLIRIFVESRDTELMHDVADLLEKAILKSMEN
- a CDS encoding UTP--glucose-1-phosphate uridylyltransferase, with the translated sequence MDKLEVAIFPVGGVGTRFLPATKNMPKEMMPLLNRPLIQWGVEEAVNSGCTNVIIVTGEGKEAIKAHFSRSFELEAFLTAHGKEKYREIVSSIPALARFSFAKQPQPLGLGHAVLCAERLCKERPFALFLPDDVMLADKPVTAQLEAVRQKYGGSAIALQKVSDEDTQRYGVVDAEEIEPGVYKIKSLVEKPKAGTAPSNLAVMGRYVLSPAIFRYLRSLQPGAGGEYQLTDAINAMLAEEPAYGVIYEGKRLDCGITEGWLKANLQLALHDPEMRKAALEVLKEENII